atataaacGAGGTAATAGATAAAGAGAAGGGATGATTTGATTGAACAGCCATAGATAAAATATACACGAGTTACCTTAAGTTCAAAgttatttatgttaaataaataatttggttttcgaaaagttacaaaaaatatgcaCCGCTCATAtgctttcttttgtttttcgttcttgacatatttgtttgtgtttatagTGATTGAGATTAAAACATAATGGTTACTGCTGTACATTTTGTtcacctattatgtctgtttaatttgtacatatattgctgtcaatgtaataaaattctatGCTACTTGCAAACAAATGAGAGATATAGCTCGATGTAGCTTTGTAACCAGGTTTATTCAAAACTTTCTACTGTAGAATAATGCCTATTCTAACGCGGAGTCAGGAATAGGACAGTTGcgatccattcgtttgatatgtttttgcttttggttttgccatttgacaaggaattttccattttgaaattcatagttcgatatttttttatttgtttttacctttttttggAAGTGTTGTGTGTATTTAACTGGTACGTCATACGAATATAGATGATAAGAAAGTACATATATTAATCGCCGTTTACATTGTTAATgctataatatttatattcatttgctTATCTGCTTAATATGTTATGGAATTACCGTGCTTTGATTAAGTAAACggtatttgtaattttttaacatttttttaagggtCTTACATCTTATTGTTGAGATACGTATTTAGTGTAGTCACGGTGGTATCTTTAATGTTAATGTACAATATATCACCTCAGTCGGTTTCTTAATAGCATTGTTTAAATACAGCTGAAAACAGAATTTATAAAACTTACAAGATAAATTCGTgaacaaaattgtttaatatacaACTAATGTGAGTGGTTATGGTAATATACATTTATGTGACTTGTTTACGGCTGACACTTTGAgtcagtctttttttttcttataatacATGCATATCTTTTAAGAATTTcactttgaaaataataaaaaaaaatatatgaaatatgttttttgcaTCTTGAACATTGTTGAACAACATAAAGAACATGCACCACTTACGTTTTCttgaagtttgaattttgttttccaaCTCGTTAATTTTCTTGTTGTAGTCTTTGTCATTTGATATCAATGTATTAACCTTCTTCCACaatgtttcatttaatttgttttctagTTCATCTATTTTGGTATCGATGTAAGATTCAATGTTTGACATGTCTAGATCGACTACAAGCGGAGCTTTCGTTTCATCAAGTAGCGACAGGGAAACCAGTGGATTACACAGTGCCGTACACagaaataacacaaaaacacaaaatattggACTTATTATCCCAAAAGTCATGATTGTCTATGAATCTCAAGTATGGTTGTCGATAACTAAATGAGACGAAATGACAATGAACGATCCgtttaaatgttgtatttaacACAGAACAAATGTGGAAATTCCACTTGTTGAAATGACAGTAAATTACTATTCAACTACTTAAATAGATAATGACAAATaatgttcattttaaaataaaatatgtccagttataaaacagaattataatatataatttgaaataatttcattactGAATTCATGACTTAACTTAATGAATCACCATTATACTGCTTAGTATTTATACGTTAATGCTGCGCTTTGTATCAcgttttatattaaagatgtTGTTGGATCCTGCACGATTGTGTTATTCAACATTAAGATGTGTCTGGTTTCTGACGCAAACTAGCTGTACATTCACTAGGAAATTTAgatgttttaattaaaacaagatGTCTATGCCGTACCGATAAGTTTTTCGTCGATGTGTATAGGATGAATAGAATTGTGTGTCTGAAAATATTTTAGTGGTACAAAAGCAAAGTAATATAAAAGGCAAAGTCAAACAACTGACAGAGAATCAAGACGACAATAAAATATAGTGAAAAAGTAACACCACAACTATACTGCCCTTCAAGGAAAAATTTAGAAGGGAAAACCctcaaatgaaaaattcaaaatctaaaacatatcaaacgaacggataacaacagtcatattcctgaGATTGATACAGACATAttcgtatgtagaaaatggtggattgaacctggttttatagctagctaaacccctcacttgtatgacagtcgcatacaattccatTTAATTGACAGCTTTCTATCAAATGTTCAAAGAGAAGTTATATGCAAAGTCTTCTTACTcccgaaaaaaatataaattccgcaacaatatgataaaacacacagAGAGCTAGAAGACCAATTACTTCAGTTTCATAAATCAAaccaatttaacattttttgttttaatttctactGCTTAATGAATAGTAGGGTGTACATGTTATTATTGCTTTAACGTTGTAATATCGGTTTATTGTAACACATATGAcaaagttattattattattatctatttACGTAAACAAATTATTGCATTTCCTATTTGAATGTCGTCTAGTCATATGAGGTATTTTAGAAAACGATAtatagatttgataaaaatacagTAAAAACTGGTCTGAACGAACTCAGTTGTAAACAAAACCTGATTATTTCGAAATTTTGTTTTAGACTTGCAATGGTTTCTCTTTAGCTGTTGAATCTGTCTTAATTGAATACCTACAAAACGTAAACGGAAGATCATGTTATTAAGATTGTTCGTTTTCACAGTACAATATACGATCTATAACATTGTAAAGATTACACTTGGACATTCCACccttgtttacattttaacatcaGATAAAACTGTTCATTAATACGGACGTTCACACCTGAGCTGACTCAGAAAACAAAACCAATTTCTTAAAATGAAACTGTGTGTCtttgataaattaattttattggtATTATTTTACAACATTGAAGGTAGGTACTTGCATCATTTAACAGCTATTTATGTGTTAGATAAaaagatatattgaaaatgtataaGAAGATAAATAATTCAACGACTGATTTGAATACACGTATGTGTTGatatatttccaataaaatctttagtttatagtttttattcatcattgcttttataaaaaagtaaattttagttgaataaaattaataacttGTTGCTACCTTTTTAACCATATTGCTGATTTATTTTAGACAAAGCAAAAGTAGACACCAACAAATAAACCAAATCAATTAGAAGACACAAACTATATTCGGTTTTCGATTTGTTTTTAACACAAAACAGCAGTACATGTTTGGATACGTCAAATACCGTTATTTCGTCGCCTGTCATTCcgatgtatgattttttatttcggGATGATCTTTTTAAACGAGATCTAATTAGTGGGTGCACTTTTTAATCTAATTCTAGCCGAGGTATgtgaaaaaacaatatatatcaaCACTGAATGCCTTGGTCCATGCGATGTGGACTCACCTGCCTGGAATTCTTTTGGAATTAATTGGTGTGATACATGTTGTAAAATGAATAGCACGTGGTATTGTGTCAGTGATGTCACATACCACAAATGTGAAGCTACTGCACAGTAAGTatcttattatattatttttacgacaaaagagataacttcagcttcccaattgtgaactttccatttctatgttgGAACATTGCAGAGGCGCCTGTATAGGGAGTATATATCTCTGAATTGATACAATgttcccgggcttgtattttCTATCATAATTTCCTTAGCAGAATTACTACTCACAAGAAAactattaaataaaggcaacattaaaCCGAGAGTTCCGAATGGTGAAGTTGacatcatcccttcgtaaattttacgaaactcgtcacgagttggttgaccgttgttgaataaccgtttcacagatgatatcggatatgttccttctGTCGTACCTACAATACCCTTTCCCTTTTCACGagtgtgacctaccgaattagactatttaccaggaTTGTTGCTTAGTctattgttttctatgttgtgtgttctgtactattgtttgtctgtttgtctttaatGGAAAAAGGCActtagacaaataatagtacacacgacacaaatTAGAacactacaaaagtcaaaaagtctgaaaagaccagtttttgtctgaatttgcaTAAATTTTTACTCGACATTCTTTATCTGtctgaatattttataaaaaactCTTAACATAGTATGAATTTGTCTAATAAGATTTCTGTTTTTTCAGTCTTTACATTGTGTAAAAAATTCTCGATACTTCCTGTTTCATCTGATAAAAGTTTGGAATAGTCTCGACCAATTATTGACTTCTTTAATTTATCTCGATCAGTCTTCACGTGTTCTTGACTTCTaaataatgtctgaatatgCCTTGACACATTCTCGACAGTCTTAAATATGTGCAGCTAGCTTCAtaataattttgcatttaagATCATAAGTAATTAcgatacaaaaattaaatgatcGGTATATTTACTTGAAACTAATTTGGggctaatttttatttattttttgtcatacaGAACAGTCCTGATGGTGCCACCCACAAAGCGTTCTACAGGAAGCTTGACTACAACAACTACACATCGTCCTACAAGACGTGTGTCGTCAACGACTCAAAGATATTTTACCTATAGACCATTTACTGCTTATCCAAAACACACAACATATGATTACGATGACCAATATCTTACTACTACCAGTAAACCTTCTAAGTAAGTCATTTcacatatgtttttttgttttgttgacacatcgttgttaatataatggaatgtgatccaactgtcatacaagtggtTACGTTAGCTAAGCAaccattttcaacataaaaaggTGGCAAAAAGGGGGACgcaagataccagagagacagtcaaactcaaaaatcgaaaataaactgataacgccataGCCAAGAATGAAAtggataaacagacaaacaatagtacacaatacaaaacataaaaaagtaatgaataaacaaaacgaaTCCCAacaaaactagggatgatctcgGGTGCTTCGGAAGAGAaagcagatcctgatccacatgttgcacccatcgtgttgcttatgagattacaaatccggtaattagtctaattcggtagttcACATTaataaaagggaaggggattgcaGTTATGACGTacggaacatatccgatatcattggtgaaacggttattccgtaATTGTCAGCAAACTCATCATGGTGTtggtaaaatttacgaagagatgatttcaccttcaacatttggaactcttgatgtAATAGGTTCCGTGTGAGCAACAACcctttatcaagaaaatcatgatatgaaatccaagcacgggaatatcgtatcacgTGGGAGATGTATACACCGTATGCAGTTGcttctggaatgttgctacataaaaatggaaggttaacaattggaaagcttaaatcatcccttttgtcgtaaagttttgttttcaatcgaccctcattgtcaatttctagatgtagttcaagatatgaggccgacctATCTATATTTGTTTATCGTTCTTTTATCTATTTCAATGGGATTGATGCGTTCGATATAGCAATGTGAGAGTTATTACTCAttcgtttgagcttttgattttgccatttgcatCTGAACAAGACAGACTGTGAGAAATCATTTATCTTGATTAATGAATCTCCTTCTTGAATTTCAGTATTTCAGAATttctgtgattttattttttacataatttatattaaaaaaaaacagaccttttgcatatttttgctAGACATCGATAAGACCCTTTGCAGTAAAAGCAGAAGTAGGCAGAACCCTTTTAAGATAATTGATTTATCACAGTCTCAGTCTTCCTTAGCTAAACTtaattctgaaaatataaaggTATTTCGCATGAGAAGCATTTATGTCAGTTTTTTAAAATCTGCTGCaatcgtatttttttttcatttaaaattgagaatgaaaatagggaacatgttaaagagacaacactTCTACCAAAGAGTGCAAACCAGCAGCAGGCAGTTAATGTGTCTTCCTATTCAAAGGGAACATTCCGTACCGGAAGCGTGCTTCAGCTGTCTTCTAAGCAATAATGtgttttgtgtaaaaaataaaaaaaaataaaataaaatagtgcAGAAGACTTACAGAGGTCAGATGCTTCATTGGATAGAAGCAAACATGCATCggggttaaaaaaaattcctgAGATCTCAACCGTCTCCCTATACTCCTTGCTTTTTTGGATTATTCACTAATGATCTTGaacaacatttgaaaatttgtaaggTTTCTATGTAAGGTTTGATACAGATTCAAGCTATATTAAAAATGgacataacaatatattttttatttaatttacagaATCGCTTTTATCAGTATTTTTGCAGTCTCCGGATCTTTGGTTGTGCTAGTTGTTATCCTAACTTTTATTGTTATAAAGCATTCAAAAAGACGTGATGAACAAAGACGAAATGCCCTATTCAATGCTGCCAATGAGCAGATAAGTAGGAATTCCGGACATCTCAGAGGGAATCCGGTATACATTAGAGGAAGTATGTTTTAGGAGATATGtctgaaataaaattcagaatgtGAATGGGGGatatatcaaagagacaaaaacccggCCATATAGCAGACAACAACCAaagtccaccaatgggtcttcaatgcagcaagaatcTCCTGCACTCGGAGACGTCCATTAGCTGGACACCAAACAAATATGcttagttcagtgataatcgacctcatactgaactccgaaatatacacaaaaaactaaataaaaaatcatacatggctaaaaagcacaaaaatgcagcggggttaaacttgtttttCAAGATCTCAACCCTTACCATTTACatgctaatgtacattttttctgGTCTAAACAGTTTTTAATTAGTCATTTGTGGGACCTAAATGGCTTGCTGCATGGTATATGTCAAGGCTTTGTGTTGAACATGTTGACCTTTAACGGTTTTAAATGTTGTGACTTTGATGAAAAGCTGTCTCATTGACCCTCATATAGCATTTACTGATGATTAATGATGTAAACGAGTACTCGGTAGTATCAggtatatatttacaaatgctACTAGACTAATCAGTTTCATATAAGaatgttgatattttataagtttaaacagagatatatgtataatatatgaacaaataaactcatcctCCGtgatcatagataccaggatttacattttatatttaggCAAAAGGCGCGTTTCATCTAc
This Mytilus trossulus isolate FHL-02 chromosome 14, PNRI_Mtr1.1.1.hap1, whole genome shotgun sequence DNA region includes the following protein-coding sequences:
- the LOC134697307 gene encoding uncharacterized protein LOC134697307: MNSTWYCVSDVTYHKCEATAQTVLMVPPTKRSTGSLTTTTTHRPTRRVSSTTQRYFTYRPFTAYPKHTTYDYDDQYLTTTSKPSKIAFISIFAVSGSLVVLVVILTFIVIKHSKRRDEQRRNALFNAANEQISRNSGHLRGNPVYIRGIRETETQVNWTNNNANDSLANNGNAAQGFMLNDLPPSYSECIASDQSSHQLSAPTDYTCQRPNLSITPLPL